The Actinomycetota bacterium genome includes a window with the following:
- a CDS encoding RNA polymerase subunit sigma-70: protein MVTHALTPVDQGELLAGARGGDEQAFARLLEPHRRALHVHCYRLLGSLHDADDALQETVLKAWRNVGSFEPRGSLRAWLYRIATNVCLRALERRARQPEVLDPEEAAAIAHLQPYPDRLLDIEVEERESIGLAFVTVMQLLPPRQRAVLVLRDVLGWSAREVADILGDSVASVNSALQRGREKLERERAAGRLARDHAPASTDTEARVVERFLAAWEAVDVDAIVDLLADDAVMTMPPEPLRVVGRREIGDFFRAVPAAGALEKIVLRPTRANGQPALAAYLESGAGELEPYGVMVLALEGESVASITGFAGQPELFPQLGLPTRVER, encoded by the coding sequence ATGGTCACCCATGCTCTCACTCCCGTCGACCAGGGAGAGCTGCTCGCTGGGGCTCGCGGCGGTGACGAGCAGGCGTTCGCGCGCCTGCTCGAGCCGCATCGTCGTGCGCTTCACGTCCACTGCTACCGGCTGCTCGGCTCGCTCCACGATGCCGACGATGCTCTGCAGGAGACCGTGCTGAAGGCGTGGCGCAACGTCGGTAGCTTCGAGCCGCGCGGCTCGCTTCGGGCATGGCTGTATCGCATCGCGACGAATGTGTGCCTGCGCGCGCTCGAGCGTCGCGCACGCCAGCCCGAGGTGCTCGATCCAGAGGAGGCGGCGGCCATTGCGCACCTTCAGCCGTACCCCGACCGTCTGCTCGACATCGAGGTCGAGGAGCGCGAGTCGATCGGACTCGCCTTCGTGACCGTCATGCAGCTCCTCCCCCCGCGTCAGCGGGCAGTGCTCGTGCTCCGCGATGTCCTCGGCTGGTCGGCGCGCGAGGTCGCGGATATCCTCGGCGACTCGGTCGCCTCGGTCAACAGCGCCCTGCAAAGGGGGCGCGAGAAGCTGGAGCGGGAACGAGCTGCTGGCCGGCTGGCACGCGACCACGCGCCGGCGTCGACTGACACCGAGGCGCGGGTCGTCGAGCGGTTTCTCGCCGCCTGGGAAGCGGTCGACGTCGATGCGATCGTCGACCTGCTCGCCGACGACGCGGTCATGACGATGCCTCCCGAGCCGCTGCGCGTCGTGGGACGACGGGAGATCGGCGACTTCTTCCGTGCCGTTCCGGCTGCCGGTGCGCTCGAGAAGATCGTGCTCCGTCCGACGCGCGCGAACGGCCAGCCCGCACTCGCCGCCTACCTCGAGAGCGGCGCCGGTGAGCTCGAGCCCTACGGCGTCATGGTGCTCGCGCTCGAGGGCGAGTCGGTTGCGAGCATCACCGGCTTCGCGGGCCAGCCTGAGCTCTTTCCACAGCTCGGCCTACCCACCAGGGTGGAGCGCTGA
- a CDS encoding cupin, with amino-acid sequence MADVTFREIDEMDPISGGLARRARAELGVTAWGMQVLTLPPSWDGYPLHEHGPDAYDPNQEEVYIPLEGSATLVADDERFELRPGTMARVGPEQLRQIVPGPEGIRFVALGGAPGAFRANTWTEIGADPPGAE; translated from the coding sequence ATGGCTGACGTGACGTTCCGCGAGATCGACGAGATGGACCCGATCAGCGGTGGGCTCGCGCGGCGGGCTCGCGCGGAGTTGGGGGTGACGGCTTGGGGGATGCAGGTGCTCACGCTGCCGCCGAGCTGGGACGGGTATCCGCTGCACGAGCACGGCCCTGATGCCTATGACCCGAACCAGGAGGAGGTGTACATCCCGCTCGAGGGATCGGCGACTTTGGTCGCCGACGATGAGCGCTTCGAGCTGCGGCCGGGGACGATGGCTCGGGTTGGGCCGGAGCAGCTTCGGCAGATCGTGCCCGGCCCCGAAGGGATCCGGTTCGTCGCGCTGGGTGGCGCACCGGGGGCGTTTCGGGCGAACACGTGGACGGAGATCGGTGCCGATCCTCCGGGTGCGGAGTAG
- a CDS encoding site-specific integrase, protein MAQQGQVFPMKSSRPGGTPLWGYRYRTGGRGSERVQRGGFGSEQDARESLERVRRANGTGTTLTLAGLVDEYLAQHDAQPETIEKLRWLLSKAVSEFGSQRLGQLRSQEIAAWRMTIPAGHRFEATQALRQVLSRAVEWQMIDVNPAKHGVDNPQRRRTEKRPFESWAQLAKVASRLGDRESALVMFAAATGLRPGEWIALEQRDVDRHARVLYVRRAFRNGRIKCPKTEGSVRAVPLQAIALDALEQFPAGADTDLLFPSPRGAYFDLHNFRTREWKPAQLAAGITPIRRVYDLRHTFATFALRAGVSTFDLSRYMGASLTMIDRHYGHLARDGRDHAINLLDSHASADEAGVHRVDIAWTLHGQAAATAANINGS, encoded by the coding sequence GTGGCACAGCAGGGTCAGGTTTTTCCGATGAAGTCGAGCCGACCAGGTGGGACTCCGCTTTGGGGGTACAGGTATCGGACCGGTGGGCGCGGCTCGGAACGGGTGCAGCGCGGCGGTTTCGGCTCGGAGCAGGACGCCAGGGAGTCGCTGGAGCGGGTTCGGCGGGCGAACGGCACCGGAACGACGCTCACGCTCGCCGGGCTCGTTGATGAGTACCTCGCCCAGCACGACGCCCAGCCGGAGACGATCGAGAAGCTGCGCTGGCTCTTGTCAAAAGCGGTGAGCGAGTTCGGGAGTCAACGGTTGGGACAGCTCCGTTCGCAGGAGATCGCAGCCTGGCGGATGACGATTCCGGCCGGCCACCGCTTCGAAGCGACCCAGGCGCTTCGGCAAGTGCTGAGCCGCGCGGTCGAGTGGCAAATGATCGATGTCAACCCGGCCAAGCACGGTGTCGACAACCCTCAGCGGCGGCGCACCGAGAAGCGACCGTTCGAGTCATGGGCTCAACTCGCCAAGGTCGCCTCCCGGCTTGGCGACCGCGAGAGCGCGCTCGTGATGTTCGCGGCAGCGACCGGCCTGCGGCCGGGGGAGTGGATCGCCCTTGAGCAGCGTGATGTCGACCGACACGCCCGTGTCCTCTACGTGCGGCGCGCGTTCCGCAACGGCCGGATCAAATGCCCCAAGACCGAAGGCAGCGTCCGCGCCGTGCCGCTCCAGGCAATCGCGCTCGACGCGCTCGAGCAGTTCCCGGCCGGGGCTGATACTGACCTCCTGTTTCCATCACCGCGCGGCGCCTATTTCGATCTCCACAACTTCCGCACCCGCGAGTGGAAGCCCGCACAACTCGCAGCCGGGATCACACCCATCCGCCGCGTCTACGATCTCCGGCACACCTTCGCGACCTTCGCACTCCGTGCCGGTGTCTCGACGTTTGACCTCTCCCGCTACATGGGCGCCAGCCTGACGATGATCGACCGCCACTACGGGCACCTCGCGCGCGATGGACGCGACCACGCGATCAATCTCCTCGACAGTCACGCGAGCGCTGACGAGGCCGGTGTCCACCGCGTGGACATTGCGTGGACACTTCACGGACAGGCCGCCGCCACCGCAGCCAACATAAACGGTTCATAG